The proteins below come from a single Conger conger chromosome 10, fConCon1.1, whole genome shotgun sequence genomic window:
- the vgll4l gene encoding vestigial like 4 like: MAVTNFHYITRMSSGFKVYILEGQPNMRTEDRYRHMTNEKARISSVYPMKRKHSPDRLMVTGDRCGRPRRLPLALTATPYRRQRAARSLACSIQRLSSLSPTQSPDSPTTPSSAATTSSWSPNPSPDRPMSPTLSPMYCTPPMDQPLALIKKPRRDQDGPDAKAQNTACSPIQVRPSVITRISSMASPSQLPCTHPAPMVSPAAYDHVVEEHFRRSLGVNYHKASSCQLSVSVSVDDHFAKALGEKWFQLKASTSPCSSSPSPTATVPGFRLSSQSPDDITTIPGRPFTSWSDKGQANTKK, encoded by the exons ATGGCTGTGACAAATTTTCACTACATAACTCGCATGAGCAGCGGATTCAAAGTCTACATCTTAGAAG GACAGCCTAACATGAGGACTGAAGATAGGTACAGACATATGACCAATGAAAAGGCTAGAATATCATCGGTTTATCCAATGAAACGTAAACACAGCCCTGACCGACTGATGGTGACAGGCGACAGATGTGGGAGGCCCAGACGGCTGCCTCTGGCATTGACAGC TACCCCCTACAGGAGGCAGAGAGCAGCCCGGAGCCTGGCCTGCAGCATCCAACGGTTATCCAGCCTCAGTCCCACCCAAAGCCCAGACTCACCCACCACCCCCTCTTCTGCTGCCACCACCAGCAGCTGGAGCCCGAACCCCAGCCCTGACAGGCCTATGAGTCCCACCCTCAGTCCCATGTACTGCACTCCACCAATGGACCAGCCATTAGCACTTATCAAAAAACCAAGGAGAGACCAAGATGGACCAGATGCAAAAGCCCAAAACACTGCCTGCAGCCCAATACAG GTCAGACCCTCCGTCATCACCCGCATTTCGTCCATGGCCAGTCCTTCACAGCTACCCTGTACCCACCCTGCCCCTA TGGTGTCGCCAGCGGCCTACGATCATGTGGTGGAGGAGCATTTCAGACGAAGTCTGGGAGTAAATTATCACAAGGCCAGCTCCTGCCagctgtctgtcagtgtgtccgTGGACGACCACTTCGCCAAAGCCCTGGGAGAGAAGTGGTTTCAGCTCAAGGCTTCAACATCTCCTTGCTCCTCTTCTCCGTCCCCCACCGCCACCGTTCCTGGCTTCCGCCTCTCATCCCAGAGCCCCGATGACATCACCACCATTCCAGGGAGACCCTTCACTTCCTGGTCAGATAAGGGACAGgctaacacaaaaaaatga